The Pieris rapae chromosome 9, ilPieRapa1.1, whole genome shotgun sequence region AGGCTAAGCTTGGACGAATCGGACAACGTGAATAAGGATCTCTTGGAGTACTTCAACGCCAGAGTCCTGCAGGTGCCGATTATAGAGACGAACATTAAAAGCTCCACGGGAAAGACTGAAGGTGTTCACAACCCGGTGTTGAAGTTCGCCCAATACGTCCTGCATTTGAGTCAAGGCTCCTTCTTGTTCCTGAAGTTGATCATGGACCTATTAGAGCGGAGTCACATAGTCGTCAAGTCGACCAACTACAAAGTAGTGCCGATATCGCTGGCACAAATCTTTTTGCTGCAATTCAATCTGCGTTTCCCCACCGTGCAATCTTTTGAAAAAGTCACGCATATACTGAGCGTTTGTCTTTCAGCGTTATATCCTCTAACCTTAGTGGAGATATACTATTCGGTGAACGCCTTATTGGTGGATACGTTTTTACCCTGGGAAGAGTTCTGTCATCGATTCGAATCCCTCACAGATTTTCTCGTCAAACGGATCGACAATACGTACATGTTCTTCCATCCGTCGTTTAGGGAATGGCTCATACGCCGAGATGACAATGAAAGTCCGAAATTCCTCTGCGATTTGAGAGCCGGTCACTGTGGCATAGCTTTCAGATTAGCGAGGGTCCAGGCCCCCCTGGATCCAGAGAAATCAATGGAGCTAGGTCATCATATTTTGAAAGCGCATATGTACAGAAATCTCGGACCAGCTCAATTAGGTCTTTGTCCGAGAGATTTGCAGGCGACTTTGGTTGCATCAAGTTCAGCGAATGTTGGTGAAGCCATCGCTAATTTGAGGAATATTTATACTCCGAATGTAAAAGTCTCAAGGCTGATGCTTTTGGCTGGAGGTTCTCCTAATCAAGTGACTGAATGCCTCGGGAATGCCCCTTTGTTGTGTATGTACGCGTATCAAGGAATTATTGCTATGGTCGGGTTGTTGATAGAATTTGGTGCTGATATTGAAATGACGAATTCCCAAGGATGCTCAGCTCTCTCTTTGGCTTGTCAGAGAGGCCACACTGATGTTGCTAGAATGCTTATAGCAtcaggtaaataaataaataaaataattacaatagttacttataacttatatctttatatatctaCTGTACTGAACTGTATGTCACTGATTTTAAACGACTGGGccgatttgatttttttttgtataagatGCTTTTGATTCACAAGGcagcccggcagatggcgcACATAATTTGGTTATTAATTCTATGTAACCAAAAacagctagtatatatatataaatcttctgtGCACGTGTTCATAATTAAACTCCTAAACGGCTGGATAGATTttgatgtaattttttgtgtgttcaaGTGGAATCAAGAATTATTTACACtcttagatttttataataacgtctgtcggatccgctagttgtATAAATATCTGAATATTTCAATAAGCTTTTCTAAGTTGTACAaagaatcatatttatttttcccaTATTTCCAGGTGCTTCTCTAAGCCATTCGGATACATCCGAACAAACTCCATTGGTCCATGCAGCCAAAAATGGCCACAGAGATACAGTTATATACCTTTTGGGCTGTCAGACGGGAAAAGATGACCGCAATTCCATAGATCTAGACGGTGACAACATTGAGCAAATAGTACCTGGGGCGAGACACGCCCTAATAGCGGCAGCACAAAACGGTCATCTTGACATCGTTGAATATCTGCTTGATACGGCTGAATTAATcgtaagtatattttgttagCTTTTCGAGGCTTTTAAGACCTAtttcttatatctttattcattttatttttatttatgctattaatattattattttttcccatgtatgtttttgtttttattgagaataaatttctataaacCCTTTGGATCTCGTCAAGCATACATTatgagttaaattaaattgtgtaaCTGGCGCAATTCCTATTTTGCCCAAGTcctattcatattttattttatttatttatattttttccaatgtattttaattgttgaatTATTAATCAGTGTAGGTAATATTGTgagaaacaaatacataattatttagtggGGGTAGTTTCAATTTGCATACAGTTGAAACCGTTTACGACGTCAttttttagaacaacataccggttacattaacaaaatcaaaagtcccggctgaattctatcgtattaggtacttaataacaatgtcatcggctgttacgactatcggtttttacgaccaaatatgagtaataaaaaaaacaaaattattaaatttttagtacTACTACGTGTTTCTAtaaacaactatttattttacagccGGATGGAATATGTCCCGTAACAGGCGAGACGGCACTCACGGCCGCCTGCTCGACTGGCAATGCCTCTATCGCTGATGCTCTGCTCATCCGAGGAGCCACGCCCTACTCCCTTAACGCAAGGCAAATGTCTCCTCTGGCACTTGCTGCCAAAAATGGCAGAACAGCTCTGGTCCTAAGGCTATTGGACTCAGGTGCAGATGTCGCCGGGTCAGGAGGGAAGAACCCCTTAATTTTAGCAGCAGCGGAAGGCCACGCTGATGTGCTGGAGATGTTGTTGGCTCATGGTGAGTTTCAAGCTTAAGTACTAATGAATAAGTTTGCCTGATtacatctttttaaaatatttttacgctTAATAATATGTCGGcgatattcttaaaaaatatattagttaactatatgtgtaatatatttgctaagttgaattatttaaaaaaaaaaacatttaaaattgtatttattttgtaatattaatccTGGAGTAATCACgcaagtaataaatacaataatcgaAAATCCCCaaactttattttcaataatattttaggagCGGATCCCGAGTCAGTGGATTCAGACGGCGTCTGCGCATTGGGATGGGCTGCATTGCGCTCCCGcatgtcttcagtcaccgccTTACTCGACAAAGGAGCTCATATTGGTAAGCATATAGTGTTTTTAAATGCAGATATTAGCTTTAATCCTTTCAAAACActgtttacaaattacaaaaataataataaataaataaaccaaaatcaatattttacttacaatTAAGTAATGTAGTACAAAATCCAATGAAAATTCGTTTTTTTAGATCAAACGGACGGAAATGGGAGGACGCCTTTAGGTCTGGCCTGTGGAGGTCCATCAGATTTGGTGGAAGTATTACTCGAGAGAGGAGCCTCTTTGGAAAAGGTGGATCACAGTGGTCTAAGGCCATTGGATCGGGCCATTGGACAGAGAAATGTTCCCGTAAGTATTTTGACTATTAACGTTCCcgtaacttaattatattagcaCATTTGTGTCTGtttcgtttataattttaaccgacttcaaaaaattatgttatcaaTTTACCGTTTCTGTTAGTTAGAATTTGGAAAATATACGAGTAAGATATATCCAGGcgatcgttttatttattttccaactCAGAAAACAGTCCAAGTTTAATCAAAGTCATGCCAGTAATCTTTGGAATATGCACGCACTTTATGACGCAGATAAATAATGTAcctgtaaataatgtttatagtgCGTAGTCTGTGTCTCCCAATAGCGATAGCAATTGTGATCCCAAATCAATGTTGAGAATTTGTGTTTATCACAAGTGTTACTACAGCGCTACTAACTACGGCTATTCAAGGAACTAAATCGAACTTACGTACAAATCGTGCGGATCGTCacatgtttaaaattacattttatttacgcaGGTAGTTGAGATATGGCTTTTGCTTTATATCGAgccgaaatattttttgttgcttataattaatagagcTGTGTtcgcttcagcgtgcgactcttatccctAAGGTCGTGGGTACTGGCTGTGAGCCAATGAactttttatgtgcgcatgtAAACACTcatatggtgaaggaaaacattgtaaggaaaccggctAGATCAGTTGCGGCTAGGTGCGTCAGGCTCATGAGGCTAATCGTGCGGATTTACCATTGGATCATGAATAATACATAAAGTGAGGCCCAGATCTAAAAAGacaatagatataaaatcCCTTTTTGAATCTTTTACTCAGCATTTAAAAATTCCGAATGTGACACTGTTGTCATTCTGCTCGactctagtatttttttttttaatttttaatcttatctCTTTTAAAGACATAATACTGTTATTTTCAGGTGGTTAACTGCTTTTTGAGGAAAGGAGCGAAACTTGGACCTACAACGTGGGTGATGGCTTCAGGCAAACCAGAATTTATGTAAGTGCACAAACATTATTGTAGGTTAAAACTacaacacaaacacacacattgACGAAAGTTCTAGAACTAGTCCGCcactttttcttaattatatttaagttttaattctgACTATATTTTTCAGGCTAATTCTCCTAAACAAACTCCTGGAAGACGGGAACCTTCTATACCGCAAGAATCGACCTTCGGAGGCGGCTCATCGCTACCAATACGCTCTAAAGAAGATAAATCCCTTGATCAGCGATGAAGGCCAGACTACGCCGGTTCAGCCAGTTCCGCATGAACACGTGGCCGCGTTTGTCCAGCTCAAGACTAATTTGCTACTTAATTTGTCGAGATGCAAGAGGAAACttaatgtaagtatttttcaCTCGATGTAAGATTTTCTTCTTGTTTGACAATTTTTCTACATGTAGCTTgatattttatgttactaattttttgtttaattgtagagtgataataatacaattttaattgttcatgcgtaaagtataaaaaaatatacttacaatatttgagataaagtaaattaagaaCCTATCATAGATGAAACAGTATAGATATAGTAAAGAAAGGTCTTTTACGAAGCGAAAacctaaagaaaatatattcgaCTCAAAGACAATTTTGATtcgataaaataaaagcaaatgtctgaaaaaattatttcgttACAGGAACCATCAGAAGCGTTAGATCTAGCGGCGCGCGCGTCCTTACTCCGTCCGAACGCATTTGAGTGCGCGTACGCAATGTCACGTGCGATACTTGCTCTTAATAAACCCGCTGACGCATTACCGCACGCCCGTCGCGCCTTATTACTAGCTCCGCCCACGGATTTGTCTGCTGCTCGAACCCTCAAAGCCCTCCAACAGGAAATACTAACCAGAATGAACACTCCACATAGCCTGGATACGCGATCTATGAGGAATTATGACAGCATTAGTTTGAATATGCCTTAAGTgtctttttatattgtattgaggtatgtattaaaatctttCTACAGGGTGCGTTTTTTACTTGGAGTTCTAatgaatttactttaaaaatgacagcatttatttttttaatagccgATCGCTCggcaaaaatgttaaatggaaaggtttttaagaaaaatattttagtaaaattttatctcCAGTATTACGTCTTAGCGGTGTCAAAAATTCCacccaaaaatgtattagtgtatcaattttagttaaaatttaaattcacgaTCGATATTTACGAAACGaatgtactttaaatatataaattgcgTTGGTtaggtaatttaatattttaaaatagatataagtttttcctATGAATATATGAATTGTAAAGTGACTTAAAAAAGTGCCTTACActttacacaaatatttgacaaattaaaagatattaacttatatataaaattaaaactataggCCAATTAAAATGTGTATCTTATAAAAGTGTGTGAATTTTTATCTCTTAATTTTATGGCGTTTTTGTCATACggaaattatataatctatatattcgCCACATTGTATATACCTTTATCGAGTGCCGTTTGAGTTTTATCGATTGCTTAGAATATATGTgatcaaataaatgtaaataaaagattttcctTTTCGTATTCCGTGTACAGATTAGTTATAATTTCTCGAATATTTTGCTTGCCATTTTGTTATTCAATGCTTATATGAAATAGCAGtttctattgttattatttaaatttattttgagttaAACTCGAGCCCGTTGTCTTGCTTGTATATAAGATAACACCAAACGTGGGGCCGattgtaaaattgtaatcGTTTAATCGCATAGTTTTGatgaaaaaattttaaatcagcCGTAAAGGCAACGAAGTTTGGTGTTACCTGtacctaatttattttaccttgTTTTAGGGAAATAAGGCATAatatcgtatttttaatatgtatagttttttataatatatacgtcttttagcaaataaattgtactacaattataaaatttcgaTTAAAACATTTCGATGcatttactaaattttattcatattggaTTACAAGACTGAATTCTTGATACAATGCAAATGTAGAATAAACATTAGTACAATAGTTTCTGTcgacagaaatatacataaactgctttcaaatttgtttttatttaatgacccTATACTAATTTTTATCCAAAGTTTATTCAGTTGGCAAATATTCAAAGACAAGTTAAACAGAGCTGAAAGTTAGTTGTTATTTGGATGAATTTCTCTTGCATGGTTACTATGTACCCTTATTTAAACAGAATGTGGCCATCATCTCTTTATCGCAGTGTAATCAAAATACACACGATTGACAGAAAAAGTACTTaggtttatataaatcaagCAAGAACTCAACTTTACAGTGAAGTTTTACTGAAGTAAATCTCCAATGGTTATTTGACAGATGTAATTTCTGACAATTCGGCAAAAACTGCCATGTCTCAAATGGCACGTATGAcgagataataataaacttgatGGGaggaaaacattaattttcgCTTGTTTATTAGGAAgaaatacctacataattaataattattttaaattaacctaCAAAAATAACTCGATTTAATCtttcactttttaatttagaatgacttatttatcttaatacaaaaatctaaatattacgatttaagAATGGGAAGAATTCATACGTTGGTATACGGGTAGAACCACTAGTGTCTTTGGCTTCGGTTTGACATCTATTGTTTTGACAGGAGGCGCATCGGATCCTAAAATGCCAAagtcaaacttttttttgctATGTGTTTCGGAACTCAAATGCGAAGGTTTTAATTCTTCGGTCGTGTTGTACAAGACTTTAAAAAGTTGATCAAGTCTATCCCGAGATACATTTggtgtgttttttatttcattaaatattttgttgcatTTCGTATTTTGTTTCCGCTTCGATTCTGGACATGTCTGAAAAGAAACTTTACGGTAAAGAATATTCTTTTTAagagttttcttttaatgttttaagacAGGACAATTTTATGTACACAgatacacataaataaaaatattatctgaaTCTAGAAaagttaaagtattaaaaattccaCTTACCGTAACCATAATATCTAGAATATTTAGCAGTTTTTTAGGTGAACTACAATATTCTTGATACATGGGTGTGACCAGAAACATGCTGAAAAACACCTCGTAGAAGGGCGATGAGCTGGTTTTGTGTAACCAATTCTTCATTTTAAAGTAATCGATGAATCCGTATTGATTCAAAACTcccattttctttaaaacgcAGCTTGTTGGTGGCGTTAATTCCTTACACTGAAAGTCAATGAAAGTTTTAACTGTGAAAAGTATAGTGATTGACccaatgcattttttttataaaacagtgaTTTTAGACTGATACtgccgtccatggacactcaaagccagagggctcgccagtgcgtttccggcgttttaagaattgatatgCTCCCGCAAGGGGGGAGGGGGGCtctaaatcgaattggttcggaaatacttaagtgtgcagctggtttcacatcGTAGTGGTGAGCGTGAAAAGCTGCCTttaaaacgctcagttgtggaacaacggacgtcgaggtCACACTGGTGGAAATTCGCATTCTGCCTTTACGTCCAATTATGAgacagctgcaggtattaatccgaacaattCTGAACACCCTCTATGATAAGTGCGGTAAAATGATACGCAACACCAagggatcaagccgctcggaaAGTGACTGGTATTGAagatttatatgatatatgataAGAAGTAAGTATATATGATTGATTGGTAAAAAATGGACATAACTCGTAGGAGACTTACATTAAATCTACTCTCCCATCGCGacatttttctttcataatGAGGTACGTATTGCATCGTGGACAGTGACGTCACACCGCATTCTGACAACACGTCATTTGGCACAAAGTTGGGAATAGGACAAAATTGACGACGTagtttctgaaataaatataaagatttttatatcaccattaaattaataaataccatTGGGTTATACTATAGATGTTATACCCACTGCTTATAATTTAACGAACTTTCGTTCgatagattataatttattgaaacgcCGTAAAATTGTGATATGGCATGCAACGGAACGCACCTCGCATGTACTGTGGTgccatatttgtttttaattccacacatactaaattaatacaatatataataactaaaacaaagtttatgacattatctatattaattttaagaacataaataaacttaagaatATTTGTAGCAAGTACTATCAATTATATAGCAACATATCTCACTATAATCTGATTAACGGttacagaattaaaatttgattttataacaCAAACTTACCGGCGAATATTTTCCAGAACTTATCTGGCAGATAACATCTTTGTTGATTGTGTCTTTATTTCTACAACAGAGTAATAAAATGAAgtgtaataatgaaattatatggGAATAAACTGTTCGTTTAACTCtcttttaaactaaaacacTTACTTGCACGGATGGTCCTTATTGACATTTGGACAgttctgaaatataaaatcatttataaaaaaaactgcacgATTTCGTTTTATTATCATCTAAAAGAATATAAAGTGTTACCATTTATATGTGTAACTATTTAATACacaatagtttaatattaaaaacacataaataacgCGATGCATCGTCATTTGCATACAACACGTTGGTGTTCAAAACTCCTAAAACATAGTTTATCTGTTAGAAATACAAACCACAATTTCCCGCCTTGTTTTTGTCTATTATCTGTAAAAACGTTGGCGGGAAATAGCTACCTTATTcggtaaaaatgtaaattagacattaatatttacaataatatagatataactaGCAATTTATTTACCTCAGAGAGCACATCCATAACGCATGACAGTATCTCATTGATTCGACATTCAGCTTCATATATTCTGTGGATTTTGGTGAAGCACTGTGTTGTCACCCTTGCTTTAGCTTTCTCCCAAGAGGGGTAATTTAATGTCATACTATCCAAAAGTTTGGTGAAAGCAAGCAAATCTATTTCTCCAGAATCCAATAAAATGTTCAATTTCTTGAATATACATGTTTCTTTTTCGCACTGTAATAGCAAAAGCAGTTTAAGCCTAGCGGTTAAGCATGTGACACACTAACTAGGGTCATTTCTATTTGCTTCTTTTTATCTTTTGTACGTAAGTGTGTACACTCAATCTGGTCTATTAGTGTGTACACTCAATAGGTAGGTTTTCTAAAACCGGCATCCATCAGACCTATGGCCATTTTACAATACGCTGACCAAAGTTCTTCTTCTAATCACCAAGTTTTGATACctcatacaattttaataacgcTATGAATAGTTCCACCGTTCGTCGCAAGTAGAGATCGATAGCAGACACTTTTGGAAGGGAACCCAAATCCCGGAATCCCCAAGGAAATTGAAAACGTGTTCACGGCCTAAAGAATTCTGGCGACGTTCAGTTGTGGCTAAAGAACGTTCAGATCGGCGTGGGCCAAGGATTAGTGCTTGCCTCAAGACAAATTACGGAActataagatataaataattgtacttaCAGATAAAGGAACAACTTTTACGTCACTCCGTTGAAGTTCTCCCTTTTCTGTGGTCGTGGGTGGAAGGTGAGAGCTGATGTCGATGAATCCAAGTCTATTTGTTTCATTCCAGGACATTTCAAGGTGGCACTCGTTACGCCACgaatcttttataaaatcgtTGACATCACAGCACTCTAAAGGATCCCATTCCTGACAAAACCCATTTCAATTATTAGATACTCTTTCAGtctataaatttgaatatatatggATTCCTAGTAAATTAAAGCCTGCTAAGATTTTTTAGATTACGGCgccattaaaaaaagactACACTAGATTTGGAAAGGATTTTagatactttaaatttttagatacTAATCTgtcaagataaaaatctttagaaCCAAAGCAACTAAATAATTGAGTTGTCTATATCGTATAATACTCACCTCCTCTAGGTCCTGATGTGATTCTTGTAAACCCTACAACCAACATTGAGAGATTAGTGagatactatttaatatttatttttattatttagaccaatttattacttacatcAACTTCCATCATAGATTTCGCCGTAGTAGGAATTTCAACCTAAAAGAGAGACAACCAttgataataaagataaaatgtatgttagtatattatttaaaatttgttgttaaattatgataaataaaacgtttttttctataataaaaataaatcagtggcgcttcaACGTTTTTAGGTCTGGGACTCAAATtcttgtatctgtttcatttcCTGGAgagccgtcgactttttggatctaaggcaaaccggtttcctcacgatgtattCCTTGACCGTTCGTAAgcacataaaaaaaagttcattggtgcccggccggggatcaaacctacgacctcaggctTGAGACTCGGTAcgctaacactgctctttatatcttatttttataatgtcctcgataatcaaataattataaagatggAATGTGATTTCTAACTCGGCCATACATATGATGATATTTTTCAGTCTTACCTTGTGAGGTAATTTAAATTGCCGATCAGTTTGCTTGTCATGAAGGTGGTAGGCCATAAATTTCTTGAAACCACATTCATCGAGATTATTCTCAATGAGAATATCCGGTAAGTCACAGCATTTTATgttgaaatactaaaaatgaaataatgtgtataagtaaaaattaatgaatatgttgctaagcgcaaaactttttatttttattattatttttgttatattgcaGTCTGATAAAGGTATTTATGGAGCAAAAATTGCTGGGGAAAAACCAGTTTTTATTTCGGAAAAGTATATAGTAAAgtaaaatgttccatatgttggtatgtagcTGTCTCAACTCgcagccagttgatcaaacagcctttaaggctaggctgttaattaaacggctaattaagctaggtGGCTGcttgtgtttaaataaaacttctttgattaaataagtaattataagttatcagacaaaaaatcatttatacagtaataaataattatcaatttagATATACAGAGAATGTTAGCATGTGTAAGATATTTACACAAAACAGCTGATCCTGCAAAATTTTATCTGTTTATATCACTTTCATGCAGTAATTTAGTTCTTTAATTATCGTTTTTCCAACTTACATTTCGAAGGAAATTCGACGGCCGACGCTCTGTAGGTATGCTAATCTCGAGGTTGTTGTAGCGACTGAAAATGTTAAGTTAATaactaaagtttattaaaccTAAGTAAGTGAGTTaggaatacacatatataacTTGAACAGCACTCCTAGAGCGTATAAAGAACTAAACAGAAGTTCTAAAAGATTTCGTGTGGAGAAATTCACAAATTGTTTGGAAGAATTATTCGCTCGAGctgtcaaataataataaatatttatcatctttaaCAGCAGGGAACCCCTAATTTGCGGCCAGATTTTACTAGAAACCCACAATTAATAGGAAAAATTAGCTtcaatttgattataatatatcatttaattaataatttattacgcataacgtaatttattaataaattacgtcTGAGAAGAAGTGCGGCCAGGTGAACAACGGCACccgtgatttttttaattgtattctttttgtaaatatatattgtaatctttttgtaaattgCCGTCACGTTAGacgatatttcatttaaataacaagtgaACGAAATGTTTTCCcgaaaatcaattcaaaataatttcattagaaATACTGACAGCCAAATTTTTATCTAGtccatatatatatgaattgtAGTTGTTGGCCATTTACAATCGAAAAGCGCAAACGAATTTATTGACCTTAAAGATCACAGAAAATCGCCgtattcaaaaaaattgaacGCATTTTTGCGAGATATCAAATTGCTTCCttgaataatacattaataatattacgtatAAGAATAGAATTGGAAATTTCTGTGGAATTTAAAGTCGCTGCAGTGCTAAACTTCCTTTTATGTTGATTTAATATCTTGTTAAGAAAACAAAggcatatttttgttaataaattggCCATCACACCAGTTAACtaaggttttaaaaaatacttaccttTGCGAAAACATATAGTTAGTAGCTGCGAGAGAGGAAACTGGAGCACATCTGTCGTCCTTACTACTCATATTTGCAGGACAgttctgaaaatatatttttgttagacTTACCTGGACGCAACGCAATTCATTGCATGCTATACGGTACAGACAAAGATTCCATGGTAAATCCATATAAGGAttggaaataaatgtaaagtatGAAATTTAACTACTTATATATGCGCACTCGATTTATGTAACTTaagttaatttagttaataattagaacCGCTAACCAAATGTTAATTATCCAAAATAAGCCATTTAGTTTTTGCcacactcataaattgtaatgcaACATTCCGTTTTCGATAATGTCCAATAGGTCGACTACACATATATCTTATACAGGTAACAAAACCGTCACTTATGAACCCTTACATAAGACAAGTTCGTTTTTGGTATCCAGGATTTTAAAGGATTAAAGCCAGATGAAATCCAGCTTCAAAAAACGAGTTTCATTTATATGAACATCACTCCGCCACCGAACTCGcgctattattttaaaaattacatcaattgttttttttaaatcaattaaaaatatataaacctgTGACTTTTTTACCTAACGCAACAGAAACATTACATAATAGTCAAAAGTTTACTCTTCAaagctaatatataaaataaagctttttccCTTAAGTTCTTACCTTAACCAAATGATCTACAACGCAGTGCATCAACGCCTGACCCGGGCATGTATTCGTATATGTCTTCGTTATATTACCATAACAGGAGTCTACGGCGCTTTCAGCAACCTCCCGCCATTCAGATGTAAACAGACTGTTTATTTTGGCCGAATATATATCTTTTGGTGGTAATTCGTCTGTGAGGTTCAACTTTTCGTTTATACATCTCCAACTATGACACTGAAATGTATgcatttagttttaaacaaCAGTCATATTATTAGCCCGTAAAACATAAGTATAGTAGGTactgtattataaaatgaatgtaGTTATTATAAGACAATAGGTACGCTATACTGTCTCAGTCAGGTGATTGGCATGTTCTAGTTtcatacaaaagaaatatatcatTGGTATATTCCTAATAATAAGGATGCGACTTCAGAGCTACAGAGAGAACTGCTTCGAACTTTCATACAAATCGTCGAGGTCTGTATGGTTGTCACTATTGGAAGTTATAAAGGTCCTGATGTCACGATACTCCGGTCGTGACATACATGCATCCCActgggccgtt contains the following coding sequences:
- the LOC111002783 gene encoding uncharacterized protein LOC111002783 isoform X1, with amino-acid sequence MLFLWVLLTIHTVPSRAILAIFNVHARVGFGRSYLGNSRMCHSWRCINEKLNLTDELPPKDIYSAKINSLFTSEWREVAESAVDSCYGNITKTYTNTCPGQALMHCVVDHLVKNCPANMSSKDDRCAPVSSLAATNYMFSQSRYNNLEISIPTERRPSNFLRNYFNIKCCDLPDILIENNLDECGFKKFMAYHLHDKQTDRQFKLPHKVEIPTTAKSMMEVDGLQESHQDLEEEWDPLECCDVNDFIKDSWRNECHLEMSWNETNRLGFIDISSHLPPTTTEKGELQRSDVKVVPLSCEKETCIFKKLNILLDSGEIDLLAFTKLLDSMTLNYPSWEKAKARVTTQCFTKIHRIYEAECRINEILSCVMDVLSENCPNVNKDHPCKNKDTINKDVICQISSGKYSPKLRRQFCPIPNFVPNDVLSECGVTSLSTMQYVPHYERKMSRWESRFNCKELTPPTSCVLKKMGVLNQYGFIDYFKMKNWLHKTSSSPFYEVFFSMFLVTPMYQEYCSSPKKLLNILDIMVTTCPESKRKQNTKCNKIFNEIKNTPNVSRDRLDQLFKVLYNTTEELKPSHLSSETHSKKKFDFGILGSDAPPVKTIDVKPKPKTLVVLPVYQRMNSSHS
- the LOC111002783 gene encoding uncharacterized protein LOC111002783 isoform X2; translation: MLFLWVLLTIHTVHARVGFGRSYLGNSRMCHSWRCINEKLNLTDELPPKDIYSAKINSLFTSEWREVAESAVDSCYGNITKTYTNTCPGQALMHCVVDHLVKNCPANMSSKDDRCAPVSSLAATNYMFSQSRYNNLEISIPTERRPSNFLRNYFNIKCCDLPDILIENNLDECGFKKFMAYHLHDKQTDRQFKLPHKVEIPTTAKSMMEVDGLQESHQDLEEEWDPLECCDVNDFIKDSWRNECHLEMSWNETNRLGFIDISSHLPPTTTEKGELQRSDVKVVPLSCEKETCIFKKLNILLDSGEIDLLAFTKLLDSMTLNYPSWEKAKARVTTQCFTKIHRIYEAECRINEILSCVMDVLSENCPNVNKDHPCKNKDTINKDVICQISSGKYSPKLRRQFCPIPNFVPNDVLSECGVTSLSTMQYVPHYERKMSRWESRFNCKELTPPTSCVLKKMGVLNQYGFIDYFKMKNWLHKTSSSPFYEVFFSMFLVTPMYQEYCSSPKKLLNILDIMVTTCPESKRKQNTKCNKIFNEIKNTPNVSRDRLDQLFKVLYNTTEELKPSHLSSETHSKKKFDFGILGSDAPPVKTIDVKPKPKTLVVLPVYQRMNSSHS